One window of the Natronomonas marina genome contains the following:
- a CDS encoding MTH865 family protein has translation MVDKEDLRQQMIDAFEGADYPINSPMDLVPALPNGPGTKFESGDFSMTAMELNTKLGGGDFPYDSAEAFVDDVMDDLEEQDLI, from the coding sequence ATGGTCGACAAAGAGGACCTTCGCCAGCAGATGATAGACGCCTTCGAGGGCGCCGACTACCCGATCAACAGCCCGATGGACCTCGTCCCGGCACTTCCCAACGGGCCGGGCACGAAGTTCGAATCCGGGGACTTCTCGATGACTGCGATGGAACTGAACACGAAGCTCGGCGGCGGGGATTTCCCGTACGACTCCGCCGAAGCGTTCGTCGACGACGTGATGGACGACCTCGAGGAACAGGACCTCATCTGA
- a CDS encoding DUF63 family protein, whose amino-acid sequence MELFDDLDPARAWLAAFVGGIVVTVAAAVAFPQRVADGFLWRYFWGPVDADAHGATCAVRSGGTTERLYSQSACRAADGIVAEPGYTIVSTVAYAVVLVFMLVGVLLLLRKLEIEMSPEFYFALFPFMLLGGALRVVEDVNATFLASGMDTFIPYPEVALIISPFIYFVMFGFTLAALVATVSLDRRGALERFEPALGAAGAVALLATFGVLAYASATREIIAFNPLFLALVVVGATVIAALFWAVSERYAPVINEGTGRMGILVVWGHSVDGIANVLSLDWGPELVGQSYGSKHVVNRATVRITEATYEFLGYGGLEETIGSAWPFLLLKVVAAVAVVWVFDEQIFDESPRYAYLLLIAILAVGLGPGTRDTLRATLGI is encoded by the coding sequence ATGGAGCTATTCGACGACCTCGACCCCGCTCGGGCGTGGCTGGCGGCCTTCGTCGGCGGCATCGTCGTCACGGTCGCCGCCGCGGTCGCCTTCCCGCAGCGCGTCGCCGACGGGTTCCTCTGGCGGTACTTCTGGGGCCCGGTCGACGCCGACGCCCACGGAGCGACGTGTGCGGTCCGCTCCGGCGGCACCACCGAACGGCTCTACAGCCAGTCGGCCTGTCGGGCCGCCGATGGCATCGTCGCCGAACCGGGCTACACGATCGTCTCGACGGTCGCCTACGCCGTCGTCCTCGTGTTCATGCTCGTCGGCGTCCTGCTGCTGTTGCGGAAACTCGAGATCGAGATGTCCCCGGAGTTCTACTTCGCGCTGTTCCCGTTCATGCTCCTCGGCGGCGCGCTGCGGGTCGTCGAGGACGTCAACGCGACGTTCCTCGCCTCGGGCATGGACACGTTCATCCCGTACCCAGAGGTCGCGCTCATCATCAGCCCGTTCATCTACTTCGTGATGTTCGGGTTCACGCTCGCGGCGCTGGTGGCGACGGTGTCGCTGGACCGCCGCGGCGCCCTGGAACGGTTCGAACCGGCGCTCGGGGCGGCAGGGGCGGTCGCACTGCTGGCGACGTTCGGCGTCCTGGCGTACGCCTCCGCGACCCGCGAGATAATCGCCTTCAACCCGCTCTTCCTGGCCCTCGTCGTCGTCGGCGCGACGGTCATCGCGGCGCTGTTCTGGGCCGTCTCCGAGCGGTACGCGCCCGTCATCAACGAGGGGACGGGTCGGATGGGTATTCTCGTGGTGTGGGGTCACTCCGTCGACGGCATCGCCAACGTGTTGAGCCTCGACTGGGGTCCCGAACTCGTCGGCCAGTCCTACGGCTCGAAACACGTCGTCAACCGGGCGACGGTCCGGATCACGGAGGCAACGTACGAGTTCCTGGGCTACGGTGGCCTCGAGGAGACCATCGGTTCCGCCTGGCCGTTCCTCCTCCTGAAGGTCGTCGCCGCCGTCGCCGTCGTCTGGGTGTTCGACGAGCAGATATTCGACGAGAGCCCCCGCTACGCGTACCTGCTTCTCATCGCCATCCTCGCGGTCGGACTCGGCCCGGGAACCCGCGACACGCTCCGGGCGACGCTCGGTATCTGA
- a CDS encoding inositol monophosphatase family protein, with translation MGERADCALRAAEAGGAVAAGSFRDGVAVETKSGKTDVVTQADRDAQRQVAATIAESYPDEPIVGEEDEEATAVPDEGPAWIVDPIDGTNNFVRGVPLWTTSVAATVDGEPVAGATVCPAIEDTFLLDGEGAYMNGERASVSDRTDPEAFTVVATMWWEMDRREEYAGICRGIVERFGDMRRYGSAQYSLALCAAGAVDAVVTNVAAYPWDSVVGAGLVEAAGGTVTDLDGDPWRHDSRGLVASNGEAHDVVLAAARAAEA, from the coding sequence ATGGGAGAGCGAGCCGACTGTGCGCTGCGGGCGGCGGAGGCCGGCGGCGCCGTCGCCGCGGGGTCGTTCCGGGACGGGGTCGCCGTCGAGACGAAGTCGGGCAAGACGGACGTGGTGACGCAGGCCGACCGCGACGCCCAAAGGCAGGTCGCGGCGACCATCGCCGAGTCGTACCCCGACGAGCCGATAGTCGGCGAGGAGGACGAGGAGGCGACGGCGGTGCCCGACGAGGGCCCGGCCTGGATAGTCGACCCCATCGACGGGACGAACAACTTCGTCCGGGGCGTGCCGCTGTGGACGACGAGCGTCGCGGCGACGGTCGACGGCGAGCCAGTGGCCGGCGCGACGGTCTGTCCGGCCATCGAGGATACCTTCCTGCTCGACGGGGAGGGGGCCTACATGAACGGCGAGCGGGCGTCGGTCAGCGACCGAACCGACCCCGAGGCGTTCACCGTCGTGGCGACGATGTGGTGGGAGATGGACCGCCGCGAGGAGTACGCGGGCATCTGTCGCGGTATCGTCGAGCGGTTCGGCGACATGCGGCGGTACGGGTCGGCGCAGTACTCGCTGGCGCTGTGTGCAGCCGGCGCGGTCGACGCCGTCGTGACGAACGTCGCGGCGTACCCCTGGGACAGCGTCGTCGGCGCGGGGCTGGTCGAGGCCGCGGGCGGCACCGTCACGGACCTCGACGGCGACCCGTGGCGACACGACAGCAGGGGACTGGTCGCCTCCAACGGCGAGGCTCACGACGTGGTCCTGGCGGCGGCCCGGGCGGCCGAGGCGTAG
- a CDS encoding DUF309 domain-containing protein, giving the protein MNDHTQDPNVGPPISGNPTGWRQDRSVSNGWEHGTLRRAVIHGVRLYNSGAFHESHDCFESEWYNYGRGTTESAFAHGMVQVAAGAYKHFDFNDDAGMRNLFETALQYLHGVPNDYYGVDVLGVRTTLTNALNNPTRLEGWQIELDGERPEARPEDYEHAESLE; this is encoded by the coding sequence ATGAACGACCACACGCAAGACCCAAACGTAGGCCCACCGATTTCAGGGAACCCGACCGGGTGGCGGCAAGACCGGAGCGTGTCGAATGGGTGGGAACATGGGACCCTTCGGCGGGCGGTGATTCACGGCGTCCGGCTATACAATTCCGGCGCATTCCATGAATCGCATGACTGTTTTGAATCAGAGTGGTATAATTACGGGAGAGGGACCACAGAAAGCGCGTTCGCTCACGGAATGGTACAAGTTGCGGCGGGCGCATACAAGCACTTCGATTTCAACGACGACGCCGGGATGCGTAACCTCTTCGAGACGGCGCTACAGTATCTCCACGGCGTCCCGAATGATTACTACGGGGTTGACGTTCTCGGCGTTAGAACCACGCTCACGAACGCGCTTAATAATCCAACCAGGTTAGAAGGGTGGCAGATTGAACTTGACGGCGAGCGGCCGGAAGCCCGACCGGAGGATTACGAACACGCCGAAAGCCTGGAATGA
- a CDS encoding type IV pilin has protein sequence MVAVVVILAAVISTFSLGFVDELRDPGPNIAQSSGEFVPQDGNDGGIVLLTHEAGDTVRVEELEIAVQAECAGGTRQGRIVNLPAGAGNAIRASDGQIMGDNIFDERSLNTIDNAVSQVNDGGALLKTRYTAGEILLFRIPKNKCELTSGSETTVRVIHTPSQSVIIKKQLTA, from the coding sequence ATGGTCGCTGTGGTGGTCATTCTCGCAGCCGTCATCTCCACGTTCTCGCTCGGGTTCGTCGACGAACTCCGAGACCCTGGGCCAAACATCGCCCAATCCAGCGGTGAGTTTGTTCCACAGGACGGTAACGACGGTGGTATCGTGTTACTCACGCATGAGGCGGGTGACACCGTTCGGGTTGAAGAACTTGAAATCGCCGTCCAAGCAGAGTGTGCTGGTGGAACCAGACAAGGTCGTATAGTAAACCTTCCCGCTGGGGCTGGGAATGCGATTCGGGCGTCTGATGGGCAAATAATGGGCGATAACATCTTCGACGAACGGTCGTTGAACACTATCGATAACGCCGTGAGTCAAGTCAACGACGGAGGTGCATTATTGAAAACACGGTACACCGCCGGCGAGATACTCCTCTTCCGGATTCCGAAAAATAAGTGCGAACTCACTTCAGGAAGCGAGACAACAGTACGAGTCATTCACACCCCGTCGCAGTCAGTTATTATCAAAAAACAGCTGACAGCGTAG
- a CDS encoding halocyanin domain-containing protein, with protein MSESSPTAVRAAVRAGDGDETTGLGRRRFLRAGAGAAAGAAAVGAAAPAAAQAYGGWMSDVGNYEGTLDYTGNEEVTVSVGAGENGLLFDPPAILVDPGTTVVWEWTGEGVPHNVVHQPEGDGDPAFETELISEAGATFEYTFEEEATFRYYCSPHRAVGMKGVVAVGSTDDEVIDPDAGGGGDGGGGGPLTTSDLLILAAAVGLVAGLVLAVVAAAGSPDGDQSSG; from the coding sequence ATGAGCGAGTCATCGCCGACCGCGGTCCGGGCCGCGGTCCGGGCCGGGGACGGAGACGAGACGACGGGACTCGGGCGGCGCAGGTTCCTGCGGGCCGGCGCCGGGGCGGCCGCGGGCGCGGCCGCCGTGGGCGCCGCCGCACCCGCCGCCGCACAGGCGTACGGCGGATGGATGAGCGACGTCGGCAACTACGAGGGAACGCTGGACTACACCGGCAACGAGGAGGTGACCGTCTCGGTCGGCGCCGGCGAGAACGGCCTGCTGTTCGACCCGCCGGCCATCCTCGTCGACCCGGGCACGACCGTCGTCTGGGAGTGGACCGGCGAGGGCGTCCCGCACAACGTGGTCCACCAGCCGGAGGGCGACGGCGACCCGGCCTTCGAGACCGAACTGATCAGCGAAGCGGGCGCAACCTTCGAGTACACCTTCGAGGAGGAGGCGACGTTCCGGTACTACTGCTCGCCGCACCGCGCCGTCGGGATGAAGGGCGTCGTCGCCGTCGGCAGCACCGACGACGAGGTCATCGACCCCGACGCCGGCGGCGGCGGTGACGGCGGTGGCGGCGGGCCGCTCACCACGTCGGACCTGCTTATCCTCGCCGCGGCCGTCGGTCTCGTGGCCGGACTCGTGCTCGCCGTCGTCGCGGCGGCCGGGAGCCCGGACGGCGACCAGTCGTCCGGGTAG
- a CDS encoding AsnC family transcriptional regulator: MRDIDDTDRELLRLLLEDARRPYSELAETVDLSPPAVSDRVERLSELGVIERFTLDMSRSRLLEGIRLAVTLEVEPGATAAVRDALAGVEGVEHVFGTADARLFVIATVPDAEVREHLAPAFETGAVEGLDVSPLVADDRYPGLGEATLGLECAECGNTVTSEGVTATLGGEAYEFCCESCETRFRQRYEDMKQGA; encoded by the coding sequence ATGCGCGACATCGACGACACCGACCGCGAACTCCTCCGGTTGCTCCTGGAGGACGCCCGGCGGCCCTACAGCGAGTTGGCCGAGACGGTCGACCTCTCGCCGCCGGCGGTCAGCGACCGGGTCGAACGGCTGTCCGAACTGGGCGTCATCGAGCGGTTCACGCTCGACATGAGCCGCTCGCGTCTGCTGGAGGGGATCCGGCTGGCGGTGACCCTCGAGGTCGAACCCGGCGCGACGGCCGCCGTCCGCGACGCACTGGCGGGCGTCGAGGGCGTCGAACACGTCTTCGGGACCGCCGACGCCCGCCTGTTCGTGATCGCGACCGTCCCCGACGCCGAGGTCCGCGAGCACCTCGCGCCCGCCTTCGAGACGGGTGCCGTCGAAGGGCTGGACGTCTCGCCGCTGGTCGCCGACGACCGCTATCCCGGCCTGGGCGAGGCGACGCTCGGGCTGGAGTGCGCCGAGTGCGGCAACACGGTGACCAGCGAGGGCGTGACCGCCACCCTCGGCGGCGAAGCCTACGAGTTCTGCTGTGAGTCCTGCGAGACCAGGTTCCGACAGCGGTACGAGGACATGAAGCAGGGCGCCTGA
- a CDS encoding heavy metal translocating P-type ATPase translates to MNRERLEIGGMHCSSCAETITEVVESLDGVESASVNYATDEATVEYDPGRVSLSAIYEAVESVGYDPRRQHRTVEVAGMHCANCAESIEDALVGLPGVVDADVNYATDEATVEYNPGAFSLEAAYEAIEAAGYEPVREGDDEGSEASPAERELEKQRRLVAGGAVLTAPFVYLMATMVTPLSRPEALLGVPFGWVEFAIATVLMATLGREFLVGAYTAGKNGSLNMDTLVALGTTVGYTFSTAVLAFGVPGGLYFEAVAFILWFITLGNWLEARSKAKASDALRELLRMEADEATVLRDGEEVTVPVADVEVGDRMKVRPGERVPTDGVVREGESAVDESMLTGESVPVEKGPGDEVVGSTVNENGVLVVEATAVGEDTAIQNIVRRVKEAQSRQPDVQRLVDVVSGYFVTAVIANAVLWAALWLAFPDALYGLATALPLWEPVGGGPVVGGVPVFEFSVIVFASAVLVACPCALGLATPAATMVGSTIAAKNGVLFEGGDVLESVRDVGAVVFDKTGTLTEGEMRLTDVEVVGERGDGGAAPDGGLATEREVDESFVLAAAAAAESGSEHPLGEAIVTGAEERGVDVGGVETFENVPGKGVEATTDHGEVLVGNRALLERNGVDPAPGEAAMERLEREGKTAMLVAVDGAVVGVVATADTVRESARRTVSDLRERGYEVHMLTGDNERTARAVADEVGIPETNVRAGVLPDEKADVVDDIQADGTRAMMVGDGVNDAPALAAAHVGVAIGSGTDVAIESADVTLMRSDPADVLKAIRLSEATISKVWQNLFWAFAYNAALIPIASLGLLNPALAGAAMSASSVSVMSNSLLFARYEPTRDYVPLPLRPLAALRR, encoded by the coding sequence ATGAACAGGGAACGGCTCGAGATAGGGGGGATGCACTGCTCCAGTTGTGCGGAGACGATCACGGAGGTGGTCGAGTCGCTCGACGGCGTCGAGTCGGCCAGCGTCAACTACGCGACCGACGAGGCCACCGTCGAGTACGACCCCGGGCGCGTCTCGCTTTCGGCCATCTACGAGGCCGTCGAGTCTGTCGGCTACGACCCGCGCCGCCAGCACCGGACCGTCGAGGTGGCGGGCATGCACTGTGCGAACTGCGCGGAGTCAATCGAGGACGCGCTGGTCGGTCTGCCAGGCGTCGTCGACGCCGACGTCAACTACGCGACCGACGAGGCGACCGTCGAGTACAACCCCGGGGCGTTCTCGCTGGAAGCGGCCTACGAGGCCATCGAGGCGGCCGGCTACGAACCCGTCCGCGAGGGCGACGACGAGGGGTCGGAGGCGTCGCCCGCCGAGCGCGAACTCGAAAAGCAGCGCCGCCTCGTCGCCGGCGGCGCGGTCCTGACGGCGCCGTTCGTCTACCTGATGGCGACGATGGTGACGCCGCTGTCGCGCCCGGAGGCCCTGCTGGGCGTCCCGTTCGGCTGGGTCGAGTTCGCCATCGCCACCGTGTTGATGGCGACGCTCGGCCGCGAGTTCCTCGTCGGCGCCTACACCGCGGGCAAGAACGGCTCGCTCAACATGGACACGCTGGTCGCGCTGGGCACGACGGTCGGCTACACGTTCAGCACGGCCGTCCTCGCGTTCGGCGTCCCCGGCGGCCTCTACTTCGAGGCCGTCGCGTTCATCCTGTGGTTCATCACGCTCGGCAACTGGCTGGAGGCCCGCTCGAAGGCGAAGGCCTCCGACGCACTCCGGGAACTCCTCCGGATGGAGGCCGACGAGGCGACCGTCCTCCGGGACGGCGAGGAGGTCACGGTCCCCGTCGCCGACGTCGAGGTCGGCGACCGGATGAAGGTCCGCCCCGGAGAGCGGGTCCCGACCGACGGCGTCGTCCGCGAGGGCGAGTCGGCCGTCGACGAGTCGATGCTGACCGGCGAGTCCGTCCCCGTCGAGAAGGGTCCCGGCGACGAGGTGGTCGGCTCGACGGTCAACGAGAACGGCGTCCTCGTCGTCGAGGCGACCGCGGTCGGCGAGGACACCGCCATCCAGAACATCGTCCGCCGGGTCAAGGAGGCCCAGTCCCGCCAGCCGGACGTCCAGCGCCTCGTCGACGTCGTCTCGGGGTACTTCGTCACCGCCGTCATCGCCAACGCCGTCCTGTGGGCGGCGCTGTGGCTGGCCTTCCCCGACGCCCTGTACGGCCTGGCGACGGCGCTGCCGCTGTGGGAGCCGGTCGGCGGCGGTCCCGTCGTCGGCGGCGTCCCCGTCTTCGAGTTCTCCGTCATCGTCTTCGCGTCGGCGGTGCTGGTCGCCTGCCCCTGCGCGCTGGGGCTGGCCACGCCCGCGGCGACGATGGTCGGGTCAACCATCGCCGCGAAGAACGGCGTCCTCTTCGAGGGCGGCGACGTCCTCGAGAGCGTCCGCGACGTCGGGGCCGTCGTCTTCGACAAGACCGGCACCCTCACCGAGGGCGAGATGCGGCTGACCGACGTCGAAGTCGTCGGCGAACGCGGCGACGGCGGCGCCGCACCCGACGGCGGCCTCGCCACGGAGCGAGAGGTCGACGAGTCGTTCGTCCTCGCGGCCGCGGCGGCCGCCGAATCCGGCTCCGAACACCCGCTCGGTGAGGCCATCGTCACCGGCGCCGAGGAGCGTGGCGTCGACGTCGGCGGCGTCGAAACCTTCGAGAACGTCCCCGGCAAGGGCGTCGAAGCGACCACCGACCACGGCGAGGTGCTGGTCGGCAACCGCGCACTCCTGGAGCGCAACGGCGTCGACCCCGCGCCGGGCGAGGCGGCGATGGAACGGCTCGAACGCGAGGGCAAGACCGCCATGCTCGTCGCCGTCGATGGGGCCGTCGTCGGCGTCGTCGCCACCGCCGACACCGTCCGGGAGAGCGCCCGCCGGACCGTCTCGGACCTGCGCGAGCGCGGCTACGAGGTCCACATGCTGACCGGCGACAACGAGCGAACCGCCCGCGCCGTCGCCGATGAGGTGGGGATTCCCGAGACGAACGTCCGGGCGGGCGTCCTGCCCGACGAGAAGGCCGACGTCGTCGACGACATCCAGGCCGACGGGACGCGGGCGATGATGGTTGGCGACGGCGTCAACGACGCCCCGGCGCTTGCGGCCGCCCACGTCGGCGTCGCCATCGGCTCCGGCACCGACGTCGCCATCGAGTCCGCCGACGTGACGCTGATGCGGTCGGACCCCGCCGACGTGCTGAAGGCCATCCGGCTCTCGGAGGCGACCATCTCGAAGGTGTGGCAGAACCTCTTCTGGGCGTTCGCCTACAACGCGGCGCTCATCCCCATCGCCTCGCTCGGTCTGCTGAACCCGGCGCTGGCCGGCGCGGCGATGTCGGCCTCCAGCGTCTCGGTGATGTCCAACAGCCTGCTGTTCGCCCGCTACGAACCGACCCGCGACTACGTTCCGCTGCCGCTGCGGCCGCTGGCCGCGCTCCGCCGGTAG
- a CDS encoding 2,5-diamino-6-(ribosylamino)-4(3H)-pyrimidinone 5'-phosphate reductase: MHVVVNAAVSADGKLSSRRREQITISGETDFARVDRLRAEADAVAVGVGTVLADDPSLVRHDEAHRADRYGPDADPPARVAVDSRCRAPADAAILADDPETYVLTSEAAPPDRRRALADAGATLLTAGEDRVDLPAALDDLAAEGVEHLMVEGGGELVFSLFEAGLVDELSVYVGNLVVGGREAPTLADGEGFVDEFPELRLDGVERVDDGVLLEWTVAGT, from the coding sequence ATGCACGTCGTCGTCAACGCCGCCGTCAGCGCCGACGGGAAACTCTCCTCGCGCCGCCGCGAGCAGATAACCATCAGCGGCGAGACCGACTTCGCCCGCGTCGACCGCCTGCGGGCCGAGGCGGACGCGGTAGCCGTCGGCGTCGGGACGGTGCTGGCCGACGACCCCTCGCTCGTCCGCCACGACGAGGCCCACCGGGCCGACCGCTACGGCCCGGACGCCGACCCCCCGGCCCGCGTCGCCGTCGACTCCCGCTGTCGGGCCCCGGCCGACGCCGCGATACTCGCCGACGACCCCGAGACGTACGTCCTGACGAGCGAGGCCGCCCCGCCGGACCGCCGACGGGCCCTGGCCGACGCCGGCGCGACGCTCCTGACGGCGGGCGAAGACCGGGTCGACCTGCCGGCCGCCCTCGATGACCTGGCGGCCGAGGGCGTCGAGCACCTGATGGTCGAGGGCGGCGGCGAACTCGTCTTCTCGCTGTTCGAGGCCGGCCTTGTCGACGAGCTATCGGTCTACGTCGGCAACCTCGTCGTCGGCGGGCGGGAGGCGCCGACGCTGGCCGACGGCGAGGGGTTCGTCGACGAGTTCCCCGAACTGCGTCTCGACGGCGTCGAGCGCGTCGACGACGGCGTCCTGCTGGAGTGGACCGTCGCCGGGACGTAG
- a CDS encoding DUF7545 family protein, with translation MADDTVTLYIEGEEDDDEVTLPVEMLDLMREEEESDAEIVGDLALFSCAQRIHATVHHAEGGDTEQYRDIEAATMELFEERFGASYAELTGHQH, from the coding sequence ATGGCCGACGACACTGTCACGCTGTACATCGAGGGCGAGGAGGACGACGACGAGGTCACGCTCCCGGTCGAGATGCTCGATCTGATGCGGGAAGAGGAGGAGTCGGACGCCGAAATCGTCGGTGACCTCGCGCTGTTCTCCTGTGCCCAGCGGATTCACGCGACCGTCCACCACGCCGAGGGCGGCGACACCGAGCAGTACCGCGACATCGAGGCGGCGACGATGGAACTGTTCGAGGAGCGCTTCGGCGCCTCCTACGCCGAGTTGACGGGCCACCAGCACTGA
- a CDS encoding phosphomannomutase, which produces MELFGTAGIRGDAESEVTPSFALAVGRAAAADGEEFVVGRDGRETGPALAAAVEAGLESGGADVVRVGQVPTPALAFASRGRRGIMVTASHNPPADNGLKLFVDGTEYDRETERALAGRVETGADPLAWDRWGSATREAILDDYRAAVADYARDRVGDCAGVDVAVDCGNGVGGLATPQVLRELGADVLALEANVDGHFPARPSKPTPETLANLRSFVADGDCELGIGHDGDADRTVVVDGDGEVVHEDTVLAILGSFYVRTSDAADPVVVTTPNASGRIDDRVEAAGGRVERVRLGALHEGIDAAVSAGGDDTTVVFAGEPWKHVHTAFGPWIDGVTSAAVLAALVARDGLDDLRAPVAERPYRKESVDCPDGRKERAMGLLERRLPEAFPDADVDTEYGVRLTFEDGAWTLVRPSGTEPYVRVYAESDDVDALTREVVAVVEGAVADAGE; this is translated from the coding sequence ATGGAGCTGTTCGGGACCGCGGGCATCCGCGGCGACGCCGAAAGCGAGGTGACGCCCTCCTTCGCGCTTGCGGTCGGGCGTGCCGCCGCGGCGGACGGCGAGGAGTTCGTCGTCGGCCGCGACGGCCGCGAGACCGGCCCGGCGCTGGCCGCCGCCGTCGAGGCGGGCCTGGAGAGCGGCGGCGCCGACGTGGTTCGCGTCGGGCAGGTACCGACGCCGGCGCTGGCCTTCGCGTCCCGCGGCCGACGGGGAATCATGGTGACGGCGAGTCACAACCCGCCGGCCGACAACGGCCTGAAACTGTTCGTCGACGGCACGGAGTACGACCGCGAGACCGAGCGAGCCCTCGCCGGCCGCGTCGAGACGGGGGCCGACCCCCTCGCGTGGGACCGCTGGGGCTCGGCGACCCGCGAGGCGATACTCGACGACTACCGGGCGGCCGTCGCCGACTACGCCCGCGACCGGGTCGGCGACTGCGCCGGCGTCGACGTCGCCGTCGACTGTGGCAACGGCGTCGGGGGACTGGCGACGCCGCAGGTGCTCCGCGAACTCGGTGCCGACGTGCTCGCCCTGGAAGCCAACGTCGACGGCCACTTTCCGGCCCGGCCGTCCAAGCCGACGCCGGAGACCCTCGCGAACCTCCGCTCGTTCGTGGCCGACGGCGACTGCGAACTCGGCATCGGCCACGACGGCGACGCCGACCGCACCGTCGTGGTCGACGGCGACGGCGAGGTGGTCCACGAGGACACGGTGCTGGCGATACTCGGGTCGTTCTACGTCCGGACGAGCGACGCCGCCGACCCCGTGGTCGTCACGACGCCGAACGCCTCGGGACGCATCGACGACCGCGTCGAGGCTGCGGGCGGCCGCGTCGAGCGGGTCCGTCTCGGCGCGCTCCACGAGGGCATCGACGCCGCCGTGTCGGCCGGCGGTGACGACACCACGGTCGTCTTCGCCGGTGAGCCCTGGAAGCACGTCCACACCGCCTTCGGGCCGTGGATCGACGGCGTCACGAGCGCCGCCGTCCTCGCCGCCCTCGTCGCCCGCGATGGCCTCGACGACCTCCGGGCCCCCGTCGCCGAACGGCCCTACCGGAAGGAGAGCGTCGACTGCCCCGACGGCCGAAAGGAGCGGGCCATGGGTCTCCTCGAACGTCGGCTCCCGGAGGCGTTCCCCGACGCCGACGTCGACACCGAGTACGGCGTCCGGCTGACGTTCGAGGACGGCGCCTGGACGCTGGTCCGGCCGAGCGGGACCGAACCCTACGTCCGCGTCTACGCCGAGAGCGACGACGTCGACGCCCTGACCCGCGAGGTGGTCGCGGTCGTCGAGGGCGCCGTCGCCGACGCCGGGGAGTAG
- the cdd gene encoding cytidine deaminase, which translates to MDDTELLDRARAAVDRSYAPYSEYRVGAALETADGTVFTGCNVENANYSNSVHAEELALSKAVEAGHRSFSRIAVSSEKRDGVTPCGMCRQSLVEFCEADLRVVCEGDPPAVYTLGELIPETISMEHLQ; encoded by the coding sequence ATGGACGACACCGAGCTACTCGACCGGGCCAGGGCAGCCGTCGACCGCTCGTACGCACCCTACTCGGAGTACCGGGTGGGCGCCGCCCTGGAGACGGCCGACGGCACCGTCTTCACCGGCTGCAACGTCGAGAACGCCAACTACTCCAACAGCGTCCACGCCGAGGAACTGGCGCTGTCGAAGGCCGTCGAGGCCGGCCACCGCTCGTTTTCACGCATCGCCGTCAGTTCCGAGAAGCGCGACGGCGTCACCCCCTGCGGGATGTGCCGGCAGTCGCTGGTGGAGTTCTGCGAGGCGGACCTCCGGGTCGTCTGCGAGGGCGATCCCCCGGCCGTCTACACGCTCGGCGAACTCATCCCCGAGACCATCTCGATGGAGCATCTGCAATGA
- a CDS encoding nucleoside phosphorylase — protein MTGDSEDPNDEVQYHVELSEGDVEGPVLLPGDPDRVEVIADCWDEFEERARHREYRTLAGTYDGEPLAVTSTGIGSPSTAIAVEELARVGAGTFLRVGSCGAIQEEAAVGDLVITTAAVRQKGTSDEYVREDYPAAADDEVVTALVTAAERLGHDYHLGVTCSTDSFYAGQSRDGFEGFRAAGAEERIAELQEAGVVNFEMEASAILTLASLYGLRAGAVCTVYANRVTGEFRTEGEAKAAETASLAAAILARMDRRKEEAGVERWTADLSL, from the coding sequence ATGACGGGCGACAGCGAGGACCCGAACGACGAGGTGCAGTACCACGTCGAACTGTCCGAGGGCGACGTCGAGGGGCCGGTACTCCTGCCCGGCGACCCCGACCGCGTCGAGGTCATCGCCGACTGCTGGGACGAGTTCGAGGAGCGGGCCCGTCACCGCGAGTACCGAACGCTCGCCGGCACCTACGACGGCGAACCGCTCGCCGTCACCTCGACGGGCATCGGGTCGCCCTCGACCGCCATCGCCGTCGAGGAACTGGCCCGCGTCGGCGCCGGGACCTTCCTCCGGGTCGGCTCCTGTGGCGCCATCCAGGAGGAGGCCGCCGTCGGCGACCTCGTCATCACGACCGCCGCGGTCCGTCAGAAGGGCACCAGCGACGAGTACGTCCGCGAGGACTACCCGGCCGCGGCCGACGACGAGGTGGTGACGGCGCTGGTGACCGCCGCCGAGCGCCTCGGCCACGACTACCACCTCGGCGTCACCTGCTCGACGGACTCCTTCTACGCGGGCCAGTCCCGCGACGGCTTCGAGGGGTTCCGGGCGGCCGGCGCCGAGGAACGCATCGCGGAACTGCAGGAGGCCGGCGTCGTCAACTTCGAGATGGAGGCCAGCGCCATCCTGACGCTGGCGAGTCTGTACGGCCTGCGGGCGGGCGCGGTCTGTACCGTCTACGCCAACCGGGTCACCGGCGAGTTCCGCACCGAGGGGGAGGCGAAGGCTGCCGAGACGGCATCGCTGGCAGCCGCGATACTGGCGCGGATGGATCGCCGCAAGGAGGAGGCAGGCGTGGAGCGGTGGACGGCCGACCTGTCGCTGTAA